The following is a genomic window from Moorella sp. Hama-1.
TTTGCCCGGCAGGGTTACCAGGTATATGCCGTCGATGCCGATCCCGATACTAGCCTGGGAATGGTCCTGGGGCTCCCCGAGGAAAAGGTGGGTAACCTGAAACCCATTGTCGATATGCGCCAGTTGATTGCTGAACGCACCGGCGGCAGTGGTGCCTTCTTTTCTTTAAACCCGGAAGTAGATAGCCTGCTGCAGGATTATACCATTAGAAGCGGGAACATCCTTTTTTTAAAAATGGGGGCCATCAAACCCGGGGGGTCTACGTGTTATTGCCGGGAAAATACCGTCTTGAATGCCATGGTCAATTCCCTCATCCTGAAACGCAGGGAAATGGTGGTCCTGGATATGGGTGCCGGCATTGAGCACCTGACCCGGGGTACGGCCCGTGGGGTAGATCTGATGCTGATTGTTACCGAGCCCACCCTGGTGAGTGTCCAGACTGCCCGGGTCGTCCAAAAACTGGCCGCAGAACTTGGTATTGAGCAAATAAAATTTGTGGGCAATAAATTGCGTCAACCCAAGGATGAGGAATTTATCCTCAGCCACCTGCCGCCAGGTGATATCATTGGCCTGATTCCCTTCCAAACAGAAATTTTAGACCAGGCCGCCGGTTTTACCGGTGAGCAGGCTTTTACCGTCCCAGGTATTGCCGAGCTGGCTACTAAGTTGTTAAGCTAACTGAGGGTTATCCGGGCATA
Proteins encoded in this region:
- a CDS encoding P-loop NTPase, translated to MKLAISGKGGVGKTTIAAGLIKHFARQGYQVYAVDADPDTSLGMVLGLPEEKVGNLKPIVDMRQLIAERTGGSGAFFSLNPEVDSLLQDYTIRSGNILFLKMGAIKPGGSTCYCRENTVLNAMVNSLILKRREMVVLDMGAGIEHLTRGTARGVDLMLIVTEPTLVSVQTARVVQKLAAELGIEQIKFVGNKLRQPKDEEFILSHLPPGDIIGLIPFQTEILDQAAGFTGEQAFTVPGIAELATKLLS